From Sulfuracidifex tepidarius, one genomic window encodes:
- a CDS encoding FkbM family methyltransferase, whose product MKSLTSAIARINTYRRIFDNWLYVVTKVRNGERSIEVKLKDKSKGICTINCIVAVVDLVNKFDFDPLKLHFKERGLYYNNNFIVQDSYLSTLISAGGFEKEGNLWYNRTYNIRFINRINSSLFENFSIKQYNNEIEGEVVDIGANIGDSAIYFALKGASHVYAFEPLPDIYGIALQNIKINHLENKITLANAAVGSKEGKVKVPLNINTEESGGFSITDQGDVEIPMLSFNNVTKMVKDHHLLKIDCEGCEADIIMSSELDFDKIFLESHQRITKISHKKLIRKLEEQNYKCEETMEIDNDTKIFYCIKSK is encoded by the coding sequence ATGAAGAGTCTAACGTCTGCTATAGCTAGAATAAATACTTATAGAAGAATTTTTGATAACTGGCTCTATGTAGTGACGAAAGTACGCAATGGAGAGAGATCAATTGAAGTTAAATTAAAGGATAAATCCAAGGGGATATGTACCATAAATTGCATAGTTGCAGTAGTAGATTTAGTCAATAAGTTTGATTTTGATCCGTTAAAACTTCATTTTAAGGAAAGAGGTTTATACTATAATAATAATTTCATTGTTCAAGACTCTTATTTATCAACCTTGATTTCTGCTGGAGGTTTTGAAAAGGAAGGTAATTTATGGTATAACAGAACTTATAATATTCGATTTATTAATAGAATAAATTCAAGTTTATTTGAAAACTTTTCAATAAAACAATATAACAACGAAATAGAGGGCGAAGTAGTAGATATTGGAGCTAATATAGGTGATTCAGCAATTTATTTCGCTTTAAAAGGAGCATCACACGTCTATGCATTCGAACCGTTGCCAGACATTTATGGGATAGCTTTACAAAATATTAAAATAAATCATCTAGAGAATAAAATTACTCTAGCTAATGCGGCAGTGGGTTCTAAAGAGGGAAAAGTTAAGGTTCCATTAAATATCAATACCGAAGAATCTGGCGGATTCTCCATAACAGACCAAGGAGATGTTGAGATACCTATGTTATCCTTCAACAATGTCACAAAGATGGTCAAAGACCACCATCTTTTAAAAATAGACTGTGAAGGATGTGAAGCAGATATAATTATGTCGTCAGAGCTAGATTTTGATAAGATATTCCTTGAATCACATCAAAGAATAACTAAAATATCTCACAAAAAACTAATAAGGAAACTAGAAGAACAAAACTACAAGTGTGAAGAGACAATGGAAATTGATAATGATACCAAGATATTTTATTGTATCAAGTCTAAATGA